Genomic segment of Vallitalea longa:
TCACCAGTAGTTCAAGAAAGTTCACTAGACTTTTTTAAAAAAATAGATAATGATTCTAATAAGTACAAAACTTGGAATGGTGAGTTATATCTTGAAAAACATCAGGGAACTTTTACGACTCAAGCAAAAAATAAAAAATATAATAGAAAAATGGAGATAATGTTAAGAGAATTAGAATTTTCATCCATGTTAGCTCAGTTAAATGCTGATAAGATCTATCCACAAGAGGACATTGAAGAAATATGGAAAGAAGTTTTACTTTATCAATTTCATGATATTTTACCTGGTTCATCAATTAAGCGGGTTTATGATGAAAGTCTTGACAGATACAAAATACTAATGGATAAAACAGAAGAATTATTAAAACAATCTTTTGCTGCAATAGTAGATAAAATTAATATTACTGGAATGAATAATCCATATGTTGTATTTAATTCGCTTTCATGGGAACGAAAAGAATGGGTAAAAGTAAATGATGACTGGCAATATTTATCAGTTCCCTCAATGGGATATTTAGTAACAGATGAGAAGAAAGTAGAAATTCCTAATGAAAACCTAGTAATTAAAGAAGATCATTTGGAAAATGAAATGATTAAATTACGATTTAATGCAGATGGAACAATAAAATCAATTTATGATAAAGAATATAAACGAGAGGTCATACAAGAAGAAATGGTAGCTAATAAGTTAGCTATTTATGATGACCAAGGAGATGCATGGGATTTTGATATTAATTATGATGAAAGACTATGCGATAGTTTTCTGTTAGTTTCAAAAGAAAATTATGTAGATGGACCACAAGCCGTTATGAAACAAGTATATAAATATGGAGAATCTGAACTAATACAAAAAGTTATTTTAACAAAAGATAGTCGCAGGATTGACTTTAGTACTGAAGTTATGTGGGAAGAGCGAAATAAAATGTTAAGAACGTCATTTCCAGTAGATATATATGCTACAGAAGCAATTTGCGATATTCAGTTTGGTACTATAAAACGTCCGCTGTATAGAAATACAAGTTGGGAGTTAGCGAAATTCGAAATATGTGCTCATAAATGGGTTGATATTTCACAAAGGGATTATGGTGTTGCACTAATTAATGATTGTAAGTACGGATATAAAGTATTGGAAAACACTATAGATTTGAATTTATTAAGAAGTACAGAATATCCTGGTATTGATGCGGATAGAGGTAGGCATGAATTTACATATTCTTTATATCCTCATAATGGAGATCACGTAGTAGGAGAAGTTGCGAAAAAAGCGTATGAACTTAACATTCCTATGAATTATATAAAAGGAAATATCAATGAAGCATTATTGCCAAAAGCTAAATCATTTATTGAGGTTTTAAGTGACAATGTAATTATTGAATCGGTAAAAAAAGCTGAAGTTGATAATGATCTTATTATCAGATTGTACGAAAACAATAATTCTAGTGTTGATACACAGATAATTTTTAATTTTGATGTGAAATCTGTAAAAATGGTTGATATGATGGAGGAAAATTCTAGAGAAATATCAATTGAAAAAGGTGTAATTAATCTTAGATTTCAACCATTTGAAATTCATACATTAAAGGTTAGTATATAACAAAATACATTAAAATAAAAGTTTGAAAATATAAAAAGATACATGTTAATTGCATGTATTTTTTTATATTACAATGTAATTTTGTTTTCAAATTATTGACGGGAAGAATTATTTGTGTTATTATTAGAGAAATAATACTCCAAAAAAAATGTAAATGGTGGAGTAATTCTTTAAAAAGATTAAACTTTAGATATATATAAATTTCAAGTATTAAAAATTAAATAGAAATTGCATATTTATGAAGGGAGAAAGGTATGGGGAAAAAGGATATAATAGAAAAGATAAAAGGCGGTTTAATTGTATCATGCCAGGCATTAGAAGATGAGCCACTCCATAGCTCATTCATTATGAAGAAAATGGCAAAAGCTGCTATGCTAGGTGGAGCGGTTGCTATAAGAGCTAATGGATATGAAGATATTAAAGAAATTAAAAGTGAGGTAAATTTACCTATAATTGGATTAATTAAAAAGAAATATGATGGTTTTTTACCTTATATAACTCCAACTATACAAGAAGTGGATAAAATAGTACAAGCTGGAGCTGATATTGTAGCAATAGATGCAACCAAATTAGAAAAACCTGGTCAATTAACAACTGGAGAATTATTTCAACAAATAAAAATCAAGTATCCTAACATATTAATGATGGCTGATATATCTACATATGAAGAAGGAATTAAAGCATATAAACTTGGGTTTGATTTAGTATCAACCACATTGTCAGGATATACTGATTATAGTACTAAAATTAATGGACCAGATTTTGATTTGATTGAAAGACTTTCAAAAGATATAGATATTCCTCTTATAGGTGAAGGTAAAATACAGACACCTGAACAGACAGTTATGGCATTGAAATTTGGAGCTTATGCCATTGTAGTAGGTGGTGCAATAACAAGACCACAAGAAATAACGAAAAGATTTGTATCGTATATTAAAAGGAGTGATGCTTTATTGTAGAGCAAAGTAGTATTATATTAAAGATTCAAAGCTGTTATAAATCACTAACCAAATCACAGAAAAAAGTAGCAGATTATGTGCTTAATAATCCACAAGAAGTTATTTACTTTTCGGTTACAGAGTTTGCTGAAAAATGTAACGCTGGAGAAGCAACAATTATTAGGTTTTGTAGGCATATTGGATTAACTGGGTTTCAAGAGTTTAAGTTAAAGATGGCAAAGGATATAGTCGAACCAGAAACCAATATCCATGATAAAATTTCCTTTGATGATTCCCTAGATGTATTAGTACAGAAA
This window contains:
- a CDS encoding alpha-mannosidase, whose amino-acid sequence is MPYNKKQMYVYIQNVIKKINEVMYIKVAELNAVAWVTREPVPFEERCTGEKKQINMGETWGQLWDCGWFHFTGKVPKSQAGKKVVLLIDVNGEGCVFDRKGCPIRGLTNISSYFDYTLGKPGKQVVQFLEHAEGEEKIDIWVETGCNDLFGRYSKKGTLEEACIAVCNKQMRALYYDFEVLYNLMLQLPDSESRHMSILYKLDEAAKIMKNYTEEEAAIARKILMSELNKKGGDPSLTISAIGHAHMDLAWQWPIRETIRKGARTFSTVLEMMERYPDYIFGASQPQLYIWMKEHYPSLYRKIKEKIKEGRWEVQGAMWVEPDTNISGGEALVRQVLYGKRFFREEFNKDMKSLWLPDVFGYTASLPQILKKSGVDYFMTIKLSWSEINQFPHHTFNWQGIDGTKILCHMPPEGTYNSSASPQAIKKTESQFLDKGVSDRCLMLFGIGDGGGGPGAEHLERLKRVKNLNGLSPVVQESSLDFFKKIDNDSNKYKTWNGELYLEKHQGTFTTQAKNKKYNRKMEIMLRELEFSSMLAQLNADKIYPQEDIEEIWKEVLLYQFHDILPGSSIKRVYDESLDRYKILMDKTEELLKQSFAAIVDKINITGMNNPYVVFNSLSWERKEWVKVNDDWQYLSVPSMGYLVTDEKKVEIPNENLVIKEDHLENEMIKLRFNADGTIKSIYDKEYKREVIQEEMVANKLAIYDDQGDAWDFDINYDERLCDSFLLVSKENYVDGPQAVMKQVYKYGESELIQKVILTKDSRRIDFSTEVMWEERNKMLRTSFPVDIYATEAICDIQFGTIKRPLYRNTSWELAKFEICAHKWVDISQRDYGVALINDCKYGYKVLENTIDLNLLRSTEYPGIDADRGRHEFTYSLYPHNGDHVVGEVAKKAYELNIPMNYIKGNINEALLPKAKSFIEVLSDNVIIESVKKAEVDNDLIIRLYENNNSSVDTQIIFNFDVKSVKMVDMMEENSREISIEKGVINLRFQPFEIHTLKVSI
- a CDS encoding N-acetylmannosamine-6-phosphate 2-epimerase, with the protein product MGKKDIIEKIKGGLIVSCQALEDEPLHSSFIMKKMAKAAMLGGAVAIRANGYEDIKEIKSEVNLPIIGLIKKKYDGFLPYITPTIQEVDKIVQAGADIVAIDATKLEKPGQLTTGELFQQIKIKYPNILMMADISTYEEGIKAYKLGFDLVSTTLSGYTDYSTKINGPDFDLIERLSKDIDIPLIGEGKIQTPEQTVMALKFGAYAIVVGGAITRPQEITKRFVSYIKRSDALL